The following proteins are encoded in a genomic region of Cricetulus griseus strain 17A/GY chromosome 7, alternate assembly CriGri-PICRH-1.0, whole genome shotgun sequence:
- the LOC100769132 gene encoding olfactory receptor-like protein I9, producing MTRRNQTVISQFFLLGLPISPEDQHLFYALFLAMYLTTIMGNLIIILLIQLDSRLHTPMYLFLSNLSFADFCFSSVTMPKLLQNMQSQDSSISYAGCLTQLYFFLFFGDLGNFLLVAMAYDRYVAICSPLHYTSIMSPKLCVGLVVFSWVLTTFHAMLHTLLMARLSFCEDRVIPHYFCDMSTLLKLACSDTHDNELAIVILGGPIVVLPFLLIIVSYARIVSSIFKVPSSQGISKAFSTCGSHLSVVSLFYGTVIGLYLCPSADNSPAKETVMSLMYTMVTPMLNPFIYSLRNRDMKGALERVVFKKQISSFL from the coding sequence ATgactagaagaaaccaaactGTCATCTCCCAATTCTTCCTTCTGGGACTGCCCATCTCCCCAGAGGATCAGCACCTGTTCTATGCCCTGTTCCTGGCCATGTACCTCACCACCATAATGGGGAACCTCATCATCATCCTACTCATCCAACTGGACTCCcgtctccacacacccatgtacttgtTTCTCAGCAATCTCTCCTTTGCTGATTTCTGCTTTTCATCTGTCACGATGCCCAAGTTGCTGCAAAACATGCAGAGCCAAGACTCATCCATCTCCTATGCAGGCTGTCTGACACAGCTatacttctttctgttttttggagACCTTGGGAACTTCCTTCTTGtagccatggcctatgaccgctatgtggccatctgttcCCCCCTTCATTACACCAGCATCATGAGTCCTAAGCTCTGTGTGGGTCTGGTAGTGTTCTCCTGGGTGCTGACCACATTCCATGCCATGCTGCACACCCTGCTTATGGCCAGATTATCCTTCTGTGAGGACAGGGTGATCCCCCACTATTTCTGTGATATGTCTACCCTGCTGAAACTGGCTTGTTCTGACACTCATGATAATGAATTGGCAATAGTTATCTTGGGAGGCCCTATAGTTGTACTCCCTTTTCTTCTCATCATTGTTTCCTATGCAAGAATCGTTTCCTCCATCTTCAAGGTCCCTTCTTCACAAGGTATCAGTAAAGCTTTCTCTACCTGTGGCTCCCATCTGTCTGTAGTGTCATTATTTTATGGGACAGTCATTGGTCTCTACTTATGTCCTTCTGCTGATAACTCTCCTGCAAAGGAGACTGTAATGTCTTTGATGTACACAATGGTAACTCCCATGCTGAACCCATTCATCTATAGCCTCAGAAACAGAGACATGAAGGGAGCATTAGAAAgagtagtttttaaaaagcaaatttcctCCTTCCTATGA